One Triticum dicoccoides isolate Atlit2015 ecotype Zavitan chromosome 4B, WEW_v2.0, whole genome shotgun sequence genomic window carries:
- the LOC119295462 gene encoding rho GTPase-activating protein 4-like, which yields MTEVALFRGPTNLASPASRGSSSSSSSSTSLRYLADSDVLQRGTTSSAQSPAGSAERQAGGSEEEEEEEERWSFLALLLELLRKSLLRCRAEDGGQGQGGMEIGLPTDVQHVAHVTFDRFHGFLGLPVEFEPEVPRRAPSASASVFGVSTQSMQCSYDSRGNSVPTILLMMQRRLYEQGGLQAEGIFRINAENSQEEFVRDHLNSGTVPDGIDVHCLAGLIKAWFRELPSGVLDSIPPEQVMQCQSEEDCARVAKCLPPTEAALLDWAVNLMADVVQEEQINKMSDRNVAMVFAPNMTQMADPLTALMYAVQVMNFLKMLIQKTLKDREESNLEDASLPQKDPSDENGHQNPSLPVNPQPEETSGRPSFVSEEPIVYSPTHSAEDKPPVEGDSIASVVHTSDVRSSVEGSASCSQPALVASSAIADASCATAANLLPSRGSRGLNSRRTRKGKRQCGTPAAPPAEKSRGASIVSRINSKVERIEAWR from the exons ATGACGGAGGTGGCGCTGTTCCGGGGCCCGACCAACCTCGCTTCGCCCGCAAGccgcggctcctcctcctcctcctcctcctccacctccctgcGCTATTTAGCCGATAGCGACGTGCTCCAGAGAGGCACCACCAGCAGCGCCCAGAGCCCTGCAGGATCCGCGGAGCGACAGGCCGGAGGatcggaggaggaagaggaggaggaggagcgctggTCCTTCTTGGCGCTGCTTCTCGAGCTGCTGCGGAAGTCGCTGCTCCGGTGCAGAGCGGAGGACGGCGGCCAAGGCCAGGGCGGGATGGAGATAGGGTTGCCCACGGATGTGCAGCACGTGGCGCACGTCACGTTCGACCGGTTCCATGGATTCCTCGGGCTCCCCGTCGAGTTCGAGCCCGAGGTGCCCCGCCGCGCTCCCAGTGCCAG TGCTAGTGTCTTCGGCGTTTCAACACAATCGATGCAGTGTTCATATGATTCCAGAGGAAACAGTGTTCCAACGATTCTCTTGATGATGCAAAGACGTCTGTATGAACAAGGAGGTCTTCAG gcaGAAGGTATTTTTCGTATAAATGCGGAGAATAGCCAGGAAGAGTTTGTGAGAGATCACTTAAATAGTGGAACTGTGCCGGATGGCATTGATGTTCACTGTTTGGCGGGTCTAATCAAA GCCTGGTTTAGGGAACTGCCGAGTGGGGTGCTGGATTCTATCCCACCTGAACAGGTGATGCAATGCCAATCTGAAGAGGACTGTGCTCGGGTTGCCAAATGCCTTCCACCAACTGAAGCAGCCTTACTTGACTGGGCTGTTAATTTGATGGCTGATGTTGTCCAAGAAGAACAGATAAACAAGATGAGCGATCGCAATGTTGCTATGGTGTTCGCACCAAATATGACCCAG ATGGCAGACCCTTTGACTGCACTGATGTACGCGGTGCAAGTGATGAATTTCCTCAAGATGCTAATACAGAAGACCCTCAAGGATAGAGAAGAGTCCAATCTGGAAGATGCCTCTTTGCCACAGAAGGACCCATCTGATGAAAATGGCCATCAGAACCCCAGTCTCCCCGTTAATCCTCAACCTGAAGAAACATCTGGGCGCCCCTCTTTTGTCAGCGAGGAGCCTATTGTGTACAGTCCTACACACAGTGCTGAAGACAAGCCTCCTGTGGAAGGCGATTCCATAGCTTCCGTTGTCCATACAAGTGATGTCCGGTCGAGCGTGGAAGGGTCCGCTAGTTGCTCGCAGCCTGCTCTTGTCGCTTCGTCTGCCATTGCTGATGCTTCCTGTGCTACAGCTGCCAACTTACTTCCGAGCAGAGGGAGCCGAGGCCTGAATAGCAGGAGGACTAGAAAGGGCAAGCGGCAGTGCGGAACGCCCGCCGCTCCTCCAGCTGAAAAATCGAGGGGCGCGAGCATCGTGAGCCGGATAAACTCCAAGGTCGAACGGATCGAAGCGTGGAGGTAG
- the LOC119295463 gene encoding protein FAF-like, chloroplastic: protein MGDGALRRLFEKPLPENPTLLEVLSACNNHTHHKKLLPAVDPSSFTEIFGELHFHEKPDGAAARHVLPRVPLPDARATAASWLDIASQAEKSKDDSSLDALLRPKPAGAAAAPGGVRRSASFCLKKSSASLLLCTEGLGSESTVDSDDMVRDDGADAAAALRGREREEATLRDAAAAAEPGLRESPPSFPPPIRSIGRGGKPCVCFRTFRADGRFVLTQVVIPGKELLQASREGGRLRLRFANPAADDDELELVDQEDDREDNRTCIDACA from the coding sequence ATGGGGGACGGCGCGCTGCGGCGGCTGTTCGAGAAGCCGTTGCCGGAGAACCCCACGCTGCTGGAGGTGCTGTCGGCTTGCAACAACCACACCCACCACAAGAAGCTGCTGCCGGCCGTGGACCCGTCGTCCTTCACGGAGATCTTCGGTGAGCTCCACTTCCACGAGAAGCCCGACGGCGCCGCCGCCCGACACGTCCTGCCACGGGTGCCACTCCCTGATGCACGCGCTACGGCGGCGTCGTGGCTCGACATCGCTAGTCAGGCCGAGAAGAGCAAGGACGACTCGTCGCTGGACGCGCTCCTCAGGCCGAAGCCCGCTGGCGCCGCGGCCGCCCCCGGCGGCGTCAGGAGGAGCGCGAGCTTCTGCCTGAAGAAGAGCTCGGCTTCGCTGCTGCTGTGCACAGAGGGGCTCGGGTCCGAGAGCACGGTGGACTCGGACGACATGGTCAGGGATGACGGCGCCGACGCGGCCGCCGCCctccgagggagggagagggaggaagcaACGCTGAGGGACGCAGCTGCTGCGGCGGAACCAGGGCTGAGGGAGTCCCCGCCGTCGTTCCCGCCGCCGATACGATCGATCGGGCGCGGCGGGAAGCCGTGCGTGTGCTTCCGGACGTTCCGGGCGGATGGGCGGTTCGTGCTGACGCAGGTGGTGATCCCCGGGAAGGAGCTGCTGCAGGCGTCCCGCGAGGGCGGCCGGCTCAGGCTCCGGTTCGCCAAccccgccgccgacgacgacgagCTGGAGTTGGTGGATCAAGAAGATGACCGAGAAGACAACAGGACATGCATCGACGCCTGCGCTTAG